The Pirellulales bacterium genome includes a region encoding these proteins:
- a CDS encoding glycosyltransferase family 39 protein, translating to MKLNRETWDPARMRKRPWLETVLLLFMCGAIVLALGVRFVAARVIDERLWHQWQAGDRDAPFQFGDSASYWYLAQRIYRCEPYAYGGPDARIFRTPGYPALLAGWFTLIGDDDYWFTQRTLRARYAGATLGAITALLTYFLGRSAGGIVTGVLAALVVALYPGAIAMSVFLLSEAAFCPLLVVQLLLTKQAWRGSGHAFPAINSLLAGAVGGLATLVRPSWLLFTPAWAVAEVLTGRNRGSLVRAVAAVAGMVVVMAPWWYRNYQVVGHFVPTTLQVGASLYDGLSPHATGASDLQWAEEVARQVRAQAAGAEPLEYRIDRRLRDEAVAWAVAHPRRVVELAALKFARLWNIWPNEAEFRSWSLRLGVMAGYLPVIALAIVGGVLALRGVRLAGTFEPRLVLLCWLPACYFTALHVVFVSSLRYREPAMLPLAVVAAAAAVHLCGRGRFASTSGGD from the coding sequence TTGAAATTGAACCGCGAAACCTGGGACCCCGCCCGGATGCGCAAGCGGCCCTGGTTGGAAACCGTGTTGCTGCTCTTCATGTGCGGCGCGATCGTGCTCGCGCTGGGCGTAAGGTTCGTTGCGGCGCGGGTGATCGACGAACGGCTGTGGCATCAATGGCAGGCCGGCGATCGCGATGCGCCGTTTCAATTCGGCGACAGCGCGTCGTACTGGTATCTCGCGCAGCGCATCTACCGCTGCGAACCGTACGCCTATGGCGGCCCCGACGCCCGCATCTTTCGCACGCCCGGATATCCGGCCTTGCTGGCCGGCTGGTTCACGCTGATCGGTGACGACGACTACTGGTTCACCCAGCGCACGCTGAGGGCACGCTATGCCGGCGCGACCCTGGGGGCGATCACCGCGCTGTTGACGTATTTCCTCGGCCGGAGCGCCGGCGGCATCGTGACGGGTGTGCTCGCGGCGCTGGTCGTGGCCTTGTATCCCGGTGCGATTGCGATGAGCGTGTTCCTGCTCAGCGAAGCGGCATTCTGCCCGCTGCTGGTCGTGCAACTGCTGCTGACCAAGCAGGCCTGGCGCGGGAGCGGCCACGCGTTTCCGGCCATCAACAGCCTGCTGGCCGGGGCCGTCGGCGGATTGGCGACCTTGGTGCGCCCGAGTTGGCTCTTGTTCACGCCCGCCTGGGCCGTGGCCGAAGTGTTGACGGGGCGCAATCGCGGGTCGCTGGTCCGCGCCGTTGCGGCCGTCGCCGGCATGGTCGTCGTGATGGCGCCGTGGTGGTATCGCAATTACCAGGTGGTAGGGCATTTCGTGCCGACGACGCTGCAGGTTGGCGCGAGCTTGTACGACGGCCTCAGTCCACACGCCACCGGCGCGAGCGACTTGCAATGGGCCGAGGAGGTGGCCCGCCAGGTGCGCGCGCAGGCGGCCGGCGCCGAGCCGCTGGAATACCGCATCGATCGCCGCTTGCGCGACGAAGCGGTCGCGTGGGCCGTCGCGCATCCGCGGCGGGTCGTCGAGTTGGCCGCGCTCAAGTTCGCGCGGTTGTGGAACATCTGGCCCAACGAGGCCGAGTTTCGCAGCTGGTCCTTGCGGCTGGGCGTGATGGCCGGATACTTGCCGGTGATCGCGCTGGCGATCGTCGGCGGCGTGCTCGCGCTGCGCGGTGTGCGGCTCGCGGGCACCTTCGAGCCGCGCCTGGTGCTGCTCTGCTGGCTGCCGGCCTGTTATTTCACGGCCCTGCACGTGGTCTTCGTCAGTTCGCTGCGCTATCGCGAACCGGCGATGCTGCCGCTGGCCGTCGTCGCCGCCGCGGCGGCCGTGCACTTGTGCGGCCGTGGTCGTTTCGCCTCGACGAGCGGAGGCGACTGA
- a CDS encoding MFS transporter, whose product MHARWLFVCSCLALITSAFTFIIRGDVLQDLGNFFQFSQQQKGSIGDGAFLGMAVSMLGGAFICDYLGMKRILFLALFSHVASTLGVLAMAVGGEPYFSDPQTNLWVLYGLFFLQGCGNGFTEVAINPLVATLYPRDKTHFLNILHAWWPGGLILGGLLALYVGRGIDLGFFAVDGMNVDWQTKMCLILLPAALYGLMLIPSKFPQTEAVQSGVSLGQMFMEIFRPLFLIWAFCMLLTAATELGPQQWQESVMTSVTGGNVSGTLILVYTSTLMFILRHFAGPIAHRISPIGLLLVSSVLAGTGLYLLSFANSTATAFGYATLFGLGIAYFWPTMLGVTAERFPRGGALALALMGCVGNLSISQILPQMGRFVDHYAVAELDKSGGQATEFIKGTPPNRAVDTDKLMALEGQIMDQLVTIQKQQPDVAAQIVANPRVEKQLAHVAAEEKPDTGSLKVKALAQGALNLGEIDKLAPGNPQVAELDQQLKQRQPVRAAEAVGFSMAFRWVSALPLVLIVIFGAILLYDLSRGGYKAEVLTGTDEAH is encoded by the coding sequence ATGCATGCACGCTGGCTGTTCGTTTGTAGCTGTCTGGCCCTGATCACCTCGGCCTTTACCTTCATCATTCGCGGCGACGTGCTTCAGGACCTGGGCAACTTCTTCCAGTTCAGCCAGCAGCAAAAGGGTTCGATCGGCGACGGGGCCTTCCTGGGCATGGCCGTCTCGATGCTCGGCGGCGCGTTTATCTGCGACTACCTGGGCATGAAGCGGATCCTGTTCCTGGCCCTGTTCTCGCACGTCGCTTCGACCTTGGGCGTGCTGGCGATGGCGGTCGGCGGCGAGCCCTACTTCTCCGATCCCCAGACGAATCTCTGGGTGCTCTACGGGCTGTTCTTCCTGCAAGGCTGCGGCAACGGTTTTACCGAGGTGGCGATCAATCCGCTCGTGGCCACGCTCTATCCGCGCGACAAGACGCACTTTCTCAACATCCTGCACGCCTGGTGGCCGGGCGGTTTGATCCTCGGTGGTTTGCTGGCCCTGTACGTCGGGCGCGGCATCGACTTGGGCTTCTTCGCCGTCGACGGGATGAACGTCGACTGGCAAACGAAGATGTGCCTGATCCTGCTGCCGGCGGCGCTGTACGGCCTGATGCTGATTCCCAGCAAGTTTCCGCAAACCGAGGCCGTGCAGTCGGGCGTTTCGCTCGGCCAGATGTTCATGGAGATCTTTCGGCCGCTGTTCTTGATCTGGGCCTTCTGCATGCTGCTCACCGCGGCCACCGAGCTGGGCCCCCAGCAGTGGCAAGAATCGGTCATGACGAGCGTCACCGGCGGCAACGTCTCGGGCACGTTGATTCTGGTCTACACGTCGACCTTGATGTTCATCTTGCGACACTTCGCCGGGCCGATTGCGCACCGCATCTCGCCGATCGGCCTGCTGCTGGTCTCCTCGGTACTGGCCGGGACAGGGTTGTACCTGCTCAGTTTTGCGAACAGCACGGCCACGGCGTTCGGCTATGCCACGCTGTTCGGGCTGGGCATCGCCTACTTCTGGCCGACGATGCTGGGCGTGACGGCCGAGCGTTTCCCGCGCGGCGGCGCCTTGGCGCTCGCGCTGATGGGCTGCGTGGGCAACCTGTCGATCTCGCAGATCCTGCCGCAGATGGGCCGGTTCGTCGATCACTACGCCGTGGCCGAGCTCGACAAGTCCGGCGGCCAGGCGACGGAATTCATCAAGGGCACACCTCCGAATCGCGCGGTCGATACCGACAAGCTGATGGCGCTCGAAGGCCAGATCATGGATCAACTGGTCACGATTCAGAAGCAGCAGCCCGACGTGGCGGCGCAAATCGTGGCCAATCCGCGCGTCGAGAAACAATTGGCGCATGTCGCCGCCGAGGAAAAGCCCGATACCGGTAGCCTGAAGGTCAAGGCCCTGGCTCAAGGCGCGCTCAATCTGGGCGAGATCGACAAGCTGGCCCCCGGCAATCCACAGGTCGCCGAGCTCGATCAACAGCTCAAACAACGCCAGCCGGTGCGGGCAGCCGAAGCGGTCGGTTTTTCGATGGCCTTCCGCTGGGTCAGCGCGCTGCCCTTGGTGCTGATCGTGATCTTCGGCGCGATCCTGCTCTACGACCTCTCACGCGGCGGCTACAAGGCCGAAGTACTCACGGGCACCGACGAAGCCCACTGA